A single region of the Biomphalaria glabrata chromosome 15, xgBioGlab47.1, whole genome shotgun sequence genome encodes:
- the LOC129923178 gene encoding uncharacterized protein LOC129923178 has translation MHHHIQSTTSQATMHHHIQSTNSQATMHHHIQSTTSQATMHHHIQSTTSQATMHHHIQSTNSQATMHHHIQSTTSQATMHHHIQSTTSQATMHHHIQSTTSQATMHHHIQSTNSQATMHHHIQSTTSQATMHHHIQSTNSQATMHHHIQSTTSQATMHHHIQSTNSQATMHHHIQSTTSQATMHHHIQSTTSQATMHHHIQSTTSQATMHHHIQSTNSQATMHHHIQSTTSQATMHHYIQSTNSQATMHHHIQSTTSQATMHHHIQSTNSQATMHHHIQSTNSQATMHHHIQSTTSQATMHHHIQSTNSQATMHHHIQSTNSQATMHHHIQSTTSQATMHHHIQSTNSQATMHHHIQSTTSKATMHHHIQSTNSQATMHHHIQSTNSQATMHHHIQSTNSQATMHHHIQSTNSQATMHHHIQSTTSQATMHHHIQSTNSQATMHHHIQSTNSQATMHHHIRSTNSQATMHHHIQSTNSQATMHHHIQSTNSQATMHHHIQSTTSQATMHHHIQSTNSQATMHHHIQSTNSQATMHHHIQSTNSQATMHHHIQSTTSQATMHHHIQSTNSQATMHHHIQSTTSQATMHHHIQSTTSQATMHHHIQSTNSQATMHHHIQSTTSQATMHHHIQSTTSQATMHHHIQSTNSQATMHHHIQSTTSQATMHHHIQSTNSQATMHHHIQSTTSQATMHHHIQSTNSQATMHHHIQSTTSQATMHHHIQSTTSQATIIHHIQSTTSQATMHHHIQSTNSQATMHHHIQSTTSQATMHHHIQSTNSQATMHHHIQSTTSQATMHHHIQSTNSQATMHHHIQSTNSQATMHHHIQSTTSQATMHHHIQSTNSQATMHHHIQSTNSQATMHHHIQSTTSQATMHHHIQSTNSQATMHHHIQSTNSQATMHHHIQSTNSQATMHHHIQSTNSQATMHHHIQSTTSQATMHHHIQSTNSQATMHHHIQSTNSQATMHHHIQSTNSQATMHHHIQSTNSQATMHHHIQSTTSQATMHHHIQSTTSQATIIHHIQSTTSQATMHHHIQSTNSQATMHHHIQSTNSQATMHHHIQSTTSQATMHHHIQSTNSQATMHHHIQSTNSQATMHHHIQSTTSQATMHHHIQSTNSQATMHHHIQSTNSQATMHHHIQSTNSQATMHHHIQSTNSQATMHHHIQSTTSQATMHHHIQSTNSQATMHHHIQSTNSQATMHHHIQSTNSQATMHHHIQSTNSQATMHHHIQSTTSQATMHHHIQSTNSQATMHHHIQSTTSQATMHHHIQSTNSQATMHHHIQSTNSQATMHHHIQSTNSQATMHHHIQSTNSPATMHHHIQSTTSQATMHHHIQSTTSQATMHHHIQSTNSQATMHHHIQSTTSQATMHHHMQSTNSQATMHHHIQSTNSQATMHHHIQSTNSQATMHHHIQSTNSQATMS, from the coding sequence ATGCACCATCATATTCAATCTACAACCTCACAGGCAACCATGCACCATCATATTCAATCTACAAACTCACAGGCAACCATGCACCATCATATTCAATCTACAACCTCACAGGCAACCATGCACCATCATATTCAATCTACAACCTCACAGGCAACCATGCACCATCATATTCAATCTACAAACTCACAGGCAACCATGCACCATCATATTCAATCTACAACCTCACAGGCAACCATGCACCATCATATTCAATCTACAACCTCACAAGCAACCATGCACCATCATATTCAATCTACAACCTCACAGGCAACCATGCACCATCATATTCAATCTACAAACTCACAGGCAACCATGCACCATCATATTCAATCTACAACCTCACAGGCAACCATGCACCATCATATTCAATCTACAAACTCACAGGCAACCATGCACCATCATATTCAATCTACAACCTCACAGGCAACCATGCACCATCATATTCAATCTACAAACTCACAGGCAACCATGCACCATCATATTCAATCTACAACCTCACAGGCAACCATGCACCATCATATTCAATCTACAACCTCACAAGCAACCATGCACCATCATATTCAATCTACAACCTCACAGGCAACCATGCACCATCATATTCAATCTACAAACTCACAGGCAACCATGCACCATCATATTCAATCTACAACCTCACAGGCAACCATGCACCATTATATTCAATCTACAAACTCACAGGCAACCATGCACCATCATATTCAATCTACAACCTCACAGGCAACCATGCACCATCATATTCAATCTACAAACTCACAGGCAACCATGCACCATCATATTCAATCTACAAACTCACAGGCAACCATGCACCATCATATTCAATCTACAACCTCACAGGCAACCATGCACCATCATATTCAATCTACAAACTCACAGGCAACCATGCACCATCATATTCAATCTACAAACTCACAGGCAACCATGCACCATCATATTCAATCTACAACCTCACAGGCAACCATGCACCATCATATTCAATCTACAAACTCACAGGCAACCATGCACCATCATATTCAATCTACAACCTCAAAGGCAACCATGCACCATCATATTCAATCTACAAACTCACAGGCAACCATGCACCATCATATTCAATCTACAAACTCACAGGCAACCATGCACCATCATATTCAATCTACAAACTCACAGGCAACCATGCACCATCATATTCAATCTACAAACTCACAGGCAACCATGCACCATCATATTCAATCTACAACCTCACAGGCAACCATGCACCATCATATTCAATCTACAAACTCACAGGCAACCATGCACCATCATATTCAATCTACAAACTCACAGGCAACCATGCACCATCATATTCGATCTACAAACTCACAGGCAACCATGCACCATCATATTCAATCTACAAACTCACAGGCAACCATGCACCATCATATTCAATCTACAAACTCACAGGCAACCATGCACCATCATATTCAATCTACAACCTCACAGGCAACCATGCACCATCATATTCAATCTACAAACTCACAGGCAACCATGCACCATCATATTCAATCTACAAACTCACAGGCGACCATGCACCATCATATTCAATCTACAAACTCACAGGCAACCATGCACCATCATATTCAATCTACAACCTCACAGGCAACCATGCACCATCATATTCAATCTACAAACTCACAGGCAACCATGCACCATCATATTCAATCTACAACCTCACAGGCAACCATGCACCATCATATTCAATCTACAACCTCACAGGCAACCATGCACCATCATATTCAATCTACAAACTCACAGGCAACCATGCACCATCATATTCAATCTACAACCTCACAAGCAACCATGCACCATCATATTCAATCTACAACCTCACAGGCAACCATGCACCATCATATTCAATCTACAAACTCACAGGCAACCATGCACCATCATATTCAATCTACAACCTCACAGGCAACCATGCACCATCATATTCAATCTACAAACTCACAGGCAACCATGCACCATCATATTCAATCTACAACCTCACAGGCAACCATGCACCATCATATTCAATCTACAAACTCACAGGCAACCATGCACCATCATATTCAATCTACAACCTCACAGGCAACCATGCACCATCATATTCAATCTACAACCTCACAAGCAACCATTATCCATCATATTCAATCTACAACCTCACAGGCAACCATGCACCATCATATTCAATCTACAAACTCACAGGCAACCATGCACCATCATATTCAATCTACAACCTCACAGGCAACCATGCACCATCATATTCAATCTACAAACTCACAGGCAACCATGCACCATCATATTCAATCTACAACCTCACAGGCAACCATGCACCATCATATTCAATCTACAAACTCACAGGCAACCATGCACCATCATATTCAATCTACAAACTCACAGGCAACCATGCACCATCATATTCAATCTACAACCTCACAGGCAACCATGCACCATCATATTCAATCTACAAACTCACAGGCAACCATGCACCATCATATTCAATCTACAAACTCACAGGCAACCATGCACCATCATATTCAATCTACAACCTCACAGGCAACCATGCACCATCATATTCAATCTACAAACTCACAGGCAACCATGCACCATCATATTCAATCTACAAACTCACAGGCAACCATGCACCATCATATTCAATCTACAAACTCACAGGCAACCATGCACCATCATATTCAATCTACAAACTCACAGGCAACCATGCACCATCATATTCAATCTACAACCTCACAGGCAACCATGCACCATCATATTCAATCTACAAACTCACAGGCAACCATGCACCATCATATTCAATCTACAAACTCACAGGCAACCATGCACCATCATATTCAATCTACAAACTCACAGGCAACCATGCACCATCATATTCAATCTACAAACTCACAGGCAACCATGCACCATCATATTCAATCTACAACCTCACAGGCAACCATGCACCATCATATTCAATCTACAACCTCACAAGCAACCATTATCCATCATATTCAATCTACAACCTCACAGGCAACCATGCACCATCATATTCAATCTACAAACTCACAGGCAACCATGCACCATCATATTCAATCTACAAACTCACAGGCAACCATGCACCATCATATTCAATCTACAACCTCACAGGCAACCATGCACCATCATATTCAATCTACAAACTCACAGGCAACCATGCACCATCATATTCAATCTACAAACTCACAGGCAACCATGCACCATCATATTCAATCTACAACCTCACAGGCAACCATGCACCATCATATTCAATCTACAAACTCACAGGCAACCATGCACCATCATATTCAATCTACAAACTCACAGGCAACCATGCACCATCATATTCAATCTACAAACTCACAGGCAACCATGCACCATCATATTCAATCTACAAACTCACAGGCAACCATGCACCATCATATTCAATCTACAACCTCACAGGCAACCATGCACCATCATATTCAATCTACAAACTCACAGGCAACCATGCACCATCATATTCAATCTACAAACTCACAGGCAACCATGCACCATCATATTCAATCTACAAACTCACAGGCAACCATGCACCATCATATTCAATCTACAAACTCACAGGCAACCATGCACCATCATATTCAATCTACAACCTCACAGGCAACCATGCACCATCATATTCAATCTACAAACTCACAGGCAACCATGCACCATCATATTCAATCTACAACCTCACAGGCAACCATGCACCATCATATTCAATCTACAAACTCACAGGCAACCATGCACCATCATATTCAATCTACAAACTCACAGGCAACCATGCACCATCATATTCAATCTACAAACTCACAGGCAACCATGCACCATCATATTCAATCTACAAACTCACCGGCAACCATGCACCATCATATTCAATCTACAACCTCACAGGCAACCATGCACCATCATATTCAATCTACAACCTCACAGGCAACCATGCACCATCATATTCAATCTACAAACTCACAGGCAACCATGCACCATCATATTCAATCTACAACCTCACAGGCAACCATGCACCATCATATGCAATCTACAAACTCACAGGCAACCATGCACCATCATATTCAATCTACAAACTCACAGGCAACCATGCACCATCATATTCAATCTACAAACTCACAGGCAACCATGCACCATCATATTCAATCTACAAACTCACAGGCAACCATGTCATGA